One window of Nymphaea colorata isolate Beijing-Zhang1983 chromosome 1, ASM883128v2, whole genome shotgun sequence genomic DNA carries:
- the LOC116245991 gene encoding putative disease resistance protein RGA3, with the protein MTEKHDVSIISIVGEGGIGKTTFAKMVFSEVKQQFKERRWWVCVSERPNHKDLLRKILKEVCKGSTAGLESMISLSDLCKQIQSELWKKRFLLVLDDVWELDWWQGGVESTLMGGAMGSKILITSRNIDVSKGVGALYMHRLPLLPKDESWNLFLKKALRTKNELVKQKLQDIAKKIVKKCGGLPLEVQTVGSLMRTKSMEKAEWKVVADSEIWDWKMPASSSSSQYDSILPGLILSYDNLPPYLSSCFIYCCIFPKDHEIKRKRLIMQWVAHGLIEEKEDIDVEVTAKQYIEDLIRCSLIEETDDRTYGGSCLKLHDVLHDLASYIGGKEYRHASATEKTRHLSLLGVDDAEAVMQCNASGAANKVWILLSTSLSSVEFTNFKRLRVLSLRRYRMDELPNSSECLSLLKYLDLSCHGQIKELPEEMGKLCNLGYLGLEETLFLEFMAEGLGKLTNLRTLHKFLTLANMPALELLRVRYCGSIEQVAEMPTLRSLKVVRCKMLKALARLPNLILLRLDGTALEFNVSTLPQDSDIEGQQYCRSQLGKGA; encoded by the exons ATGACAGAGAAGCATGATGTTTCTATTATTTCTATTGTAGGAGAAGGCGGGATCGGCAAGACTACTTttgcaaaaatggtctttaGTGAAGTCAAACAACAGTTCAaggaacgcaggtggtgggtttgcgTTTCTGagaggccaaaccataaggatttatTGAGGAAAATCCTGAAGGAAGTGTGCAAGGGATCTACTGCAGGTCTTGAGAGTATGATTTCTTTGAGTGACTTGTGCAAACAAATACAGAGTGAGCTCTGGAAGAAAAGATTTTTGTTGGTCttagatgatgtatgggaacTAGATTGGTGGCAGGGAGGGGTAGAGAGCACTCTTATGGGAGGTGCAAtggggagcaaaattttgatcacTAGTCGAAATATAGATGTCTCCAAAGGGGTTGGAGCTTTATATATGCATAGATTGCCATTATTGCCAAAAGATGAGAGTTGGAATTTATTTTTGAAGAAGGCATTGAGGACCAAAAATGAATTGGTGAAACAAAAGTTGCAagatattgcaaaaaaaatagtgaagaagtgcggtgggttgccacttgagGTCCAAACAGTTGGGTCCTTAATGCGAACAAAAAGCATGGAAAAAGCAGAGTGGAAGGTGGTTGCGGATAGTGAGATCTGGGATTGGAAGATGCCTGCCTCATCCTCTTCCTCTCAATATGATAGCATTCTTCCTGGCCTCATACTGAGCTATGATAACTTGCCGCCTTATTTAAGCAGTTGTTTCATTTATTGCTGCATTTTTCCAAAGGATCATGAGATCAAAAGGAAGCGAttgatcatgcaatgggtggcacatggattgattgaagaaaaggaagacatagatgtggaagtgacagcaaagcaatacattgaagatttgataaggtGTTCCTTGATTGAAGAAACCGATGATAGAACTTATGGGGGCTCTTGTCTCAAATTGCATGAcgttttgcatgaccttgcctcgTATATAGGTGGAAAAGAATATAGGCATGCCTCTGCTACTGAAAAAACacgccatctgtcattacttggtgtagACGATGCAGAAGCAGTCATGCAATGTAATGCTTCAGGAGCAGCAAATAAGGTGTGGATATTATTGAGTACATCCTTGTCTTCAGTGGAATTCACCAATTTCAAGCGGTTGAGGGTATTGTCATTGAGGAGATATCGAATGGATGAGCTACCAAACTCCAGTGAATgcctttcacttctaaaatatcttgatttaaGCTG tcaTGGTCAAATTAAAGAGTTGCCCGAGGAAATGGGCAAACTGTGCAACTTGGGGTATCTTGGGTTGGAAGAAACCTTGTTTTTGGAATTTATGGcagaaggcttggggaagcttaccaatttacggaccttgcataAGTTtttg ACTCTTGCTAATATGCCGGCCTTGGAGTTGTTGAGGGTAAGATATTGTGGCAGCATAGAGCAAGTAGCAGAGATGCCTACACTCAGGTCACTGAAGGTGGTCAGATGTAAAATGCTGAAGGCTCTTGCTCGCTTGCCCAACCTCATTCTCTTGAGATTGGATGGGACGGCTTTGGAATTTAACGTTTCCACCCTCCCTCAAGATTCTGACATTGAAGGACAACAATACTGTAGATCTCAATTGGGCAAAGGCGCCTGA